From a region of the Microterricola gilva genome:
- a CDS encoding helix-turn-helix domain-containing protein, protein MEPLDLDQLRTADPVTGLRAVTALHRLAERVEATHVAEARRAGWSWEQIGDALGVTRQSVHAKHGKRESNV, encoded by the coding sequence ATGGAACCACTGGATCTTGACCAGCTGCGCACCGCCGACCCGGTGACCGGACTGCGCGCCGTGACGGCGCTGCATCGACTCGCAGAACGCGTCGAGGCGACCCACGTCGCTGAGGCGAGACGAGCCGGATGGTCGTGGGAGCAGATCGGTGACGCCCTCGGCGTCACCCGCCAGTCGGTGCACGCGAAGCACGGGAAGCGAGAGAGCAATGTTTGA
- a CDS encoding Clp protease N-terminal domain-containing protein produces the protein MFERFSRSARAAVEDAVYEAGRRGDRRIGTEHLLLALLADDDLARIVGVDASAANEAVDRLDRSALAAVGLTMGDFRHIALSRSTRHTASMTSGAKTVLKHSLGAAVSEKAKEITSRHIMLALLERNEPDPAATLLAALPVDRAALLDRLNHGG, from the coding sequence ATGTTTGAGCGATTCAGCCGATCGGCACGGGCGGCCGTCGAGGATGCCGTCTATGAGGCAGGCCGGCGCGGTGACCGCCGCATCGGCACGGAGCACCTGCTGCTCGCCCTCCTGGCCGACGATGACCTGGCGCGAATCGTCGGTGTCGACGCGTCGGCGGCGAACGAGGCCGTCGACCGGCTGGACCGCTCGGCGCTGGCCGCCGTCGGACTCACAATGGGGGACTTCCGGCACATCGCGCTCAGCCGCTCCACCCGACACACGGCGTCGATGACGTCAGGCGCGAAGACAGTGCTCAAGCACTCCCTCGGCGCCGCGGTATCCGAGAAGGCGAAGGAGATCACCTCGCGGCACATCATGCTGGCGCTGCTCGAGCGGAACGAGCCCGATCCGGCCGCGACGCTGTTGGCGGCGCTGCCCGTCGACCGCGCTGCGCTGCTGGACCGGCTGAACCACGGCGGCTGA
- a CDS encoding Fe-S oxidoreductase, with protein sequence MRTLLLDSPFSRLGYLYATAVGLVWGFIWSTGRVERVDGLFVFRGLPKWAFGRGGSCVGACYLTDHNVTADVLEHEVVHKRQWQRYGMLFPLMYLLAGRNPLRNRFEIEAGLEKGGYLRTRGRSSVGSQRPQQP encoded by the coding sequence GTGCGCACGCTCCTCCTGGACTCCCCCTTCAGCCGGCTCGGCTACCTCTACGCGACGGCCGTCGGCCTGGTCTGGGGCTTCATCTGGAGCACCGGACGCGTCGAGCGCGTCGATGGCCTCTTCGTCTTCCGCGGACTGCCGAAGTGGGCGTTCGGCCGCGGCGGCTCCTGCGTCGGTGCCTGCTACCTGACCGACCACAACGTGACGGCTGACGTGCTCGAGCACGAGGTCGTGCACAAGCGGCAGTGGCAGCGGTACGGCATGCTGTTCCCGCTGATGTACCTGCTGGCCGGTCGCAACCCGTTGAGGAACCGCTTCGAGATCGAGGCCGGGCTGGAGAAGGGCGGCTACCTGCGCACGCGGGGCCGCTCCTCCGTTGGCTCACAGCGGCCGCAGCAGCCCTAA